A DNA window from Patagioenas fasciata isolate bPatFas1 chromosome 1, bPatFas1.hap1, whole genome shotgun sequence contains the following coding sequences:
- the VTCN1 gene encoding V-set domain-containing T-cell activation inhibitor 1 isoform X2: MASQGQVIFWSMTTVIIILAAVIALIIGFGVSGKRSIIVTVLTSPGNIGQRGVLGCTFEPDIQMSSIAIRWAKAGVSGLVHEFKGGKDHLQEQDASFQGRTAVFADQVMGGNASLELRDVQLSDAGTYQCSVTTARGSGAAVLRYRTGAFSTPKVHMENSSSGDTLQCEAPRWFPRPAVHWTAYSNSGEYLPHFANTSYELNAENITLKVVSFLHNITVNATYTCVIENNIAKATGNIKVTASHYSSAADFSITRWTNLQLVNQNTESVSSSLPASHWILLLPLYLLSI; the protein is encoded by the exons ATGGCATCCCAAGGCCAGGTCATTTTCTGGAG caTGACTACAGTCATTATCATCCTGGCTGCGGTGATTGCCCTGATCATCGGGTTTGGTGTCTCAG GAAAACGCTCCATCATCGTGACGGTGCTGACGTCTCCAGGGAACATCGGCCAGCGcggtgtcctgggctgcacttTTGAGCCCGACATCCAGATGAGCAGCATCGCAATCCGGTGGGCCAAGGCAGGAGTGTCTGGGTTGGTTCACGAGTTTAAAGGTGGGAAGGACCACCTGCAAGAGCAAGATGCGTCATTTCAGGGCCGCACGGCGGTGTTTGCAGACCAAGTGATGGGTGGCAATGCTTCCCTGGAGCTGAGGGACGTGCAGCTCTCCGATGCTGGCACCtaccagtgctctgtcaccacaGCCAGAGGGAGTGGAGCGGCAGTGCTGCGGTACAGGACAGGAG CCTTCAGCACCCCCAAGGTCCACATGGAGAACAGCAGCAGTGGGGACACATTGCAGTGCGAAGCACCACGCTGGTTCCCTCGACCGGCTGTGCACTGGACAGCCTACAGCAACAGCGGGGAGTACCTACCTCACTTTGCCAACACTAGCTATGAGCTGAATGCTGAAAACATCACTCTGAAAGTGGTTTCCTTTCTGCACAACATTACTGTAAATGCCACCTACACCTGTGTGATTGAAAATAACATTGCCAAGGCTACAGGCAACATCAAAGTGACAG CCTCTCACTATTCTTCTGCTGCAGATTTCAGCATTACAAGGTGGACCAACTTGCAGCTGGTGAACCAGAACACAGAATCAGTGTCCTCTTCCCTTCCAGCCTCTCACTGGATTCTTCTGCTTCCCCTATATCTGCTGTCAATATAA
- the VTCN1 gene encoding V-set domain-containing T-cell activation inhibitor 1 isoform X1, with the protein MASQGQVIFWSMTTVIIILAAVIALIIGFGVSGKRSIIVTVLTSPGNIGQRGVLGCTFEPDIQMSSIAIRWAKAGVSGLVHEFKGGKDHLQEQDASFQGRTAVFADQVMGGNASLELRDVQLSDAGTYQCSVTTARGSGAAVLRYRTGAFSTPKVHMENSSSGDTLQCEAPRWFPRPAVHWTAYSNSGEYLPHFANTSYELNAENITLKVVSFLHNITVNATYTCVIENNIAKATGNIKVTDFSITRWTNLQLVNQNTESVSSSLPASHWILLLPLYLLSI; encoded by the exons ATGGCATCCCAAGGCCAGGTCATTTTCTGGAG caTGACTACAGTCATTATCATCCTGGCTGCGGTGATTGCCCTGATCATCGGGTTTGGTGTCTCAG GAAAACGCTCCATCATCGTGACGGTGCTGACGTCTCCAGGGAACATCGGCCAGCGcggtgtcctgggctgcacttTTGAGCCCGACATCCAGATGAGCAGCATCGCAATCCGGTGGGCCAAGGCAGGAGTGTCTGGGTTGGTTCACGAGTTTAAAGGTGGGAAGGACCACCTGCAAGAGCAAGATGCGTCATTTCAGGGCCGCACGGCGGTGTTTGCAGACCAAGTGATGGGTGGCAATGCTTCCCTGGAGCTGAGGGACGTGCAGCTCTCCGATGCTGGCACCtaccagtgctctgtcaccacaGCCAGAGGGAGTGGAGCGGCAGTGCTGCGGTACAGGACAGGAG CCTTCAGCACCCCCAAGGTCCACATGGAGAACAGCAGCAGTGGGGACACATTGCAGTGCGAAGCACCACGCTGGTTCCCTCGACCGGCTGTGCACTGGACAGCCTACAGCAACAGCGGGGAGTACCTACCTCACTTTGCCAACACTAGCTATGAGCTGAATGCTGAAAACATCACTCTGAAAGTGGTTTCCTTTCTGCACAACATTACTGTAAATGCCACCTACACCTGTGTGATTGAAAATAACATTGCCAAGGCTACAGGCAACATCAAAGTGACAG ATTTCAGCATTACAAGGTGGACCAACTTGCAGCTGGTGAACCAGAACACAGAATCAGTGTCCTCTTCCCTTCCAGCCTCTCACTGGATTCTTCTGCTTCCCCTATATCTGCTGTCAATATAA